A genomic stretch from Nitrospinota bacterium includes:
- a CDS encoding radical SAM protein — translation MKVCLIEPSKFVSLTNFVSTISMPPLGLAYIAASLKEAGHEVSVVDGPGSAPRNFFQFNDVRIRGLTNEQIVERIPRDVQVIGLGCMFTSHWVLVRELLKDIRRVFPDVFLIMGGEHVTGFPEFSLEGAPLDAVVMGEGEEIIVELLEHVENGKPLDTVAGVAYRAADDTIRVNERRQRIRDIDAIPRPAWELFDIQKYNEVNQPHGASQGKFMPMLATRGCPFSCTFCTSPKMWTTEWTPRNYKLVVDEMQDYYNQYGVTDFQFEDLTAIVKKQWISDFCDEIIARKMNITFQLPSGTRSEGIDYEIACKLKAAGCHEFAFAPESGDPRILQAIKKKVHLPTMFQSAKSALRAGINVGCFFIIGFPEDDYKSVLRTYAAIVKCGMIGLTNVNLNAYSPQPNTESFNQLREDGVITELSDDYLMSLFTFQDFGAKKTSYNKHFSDWELSLMVLFGVGLFYFVYFLRKPTRILQLFTDLFSQSSSNKSTKMAKSFLKDAFTLVKNKLIRV, via the coding sequence ATGAAAGTTTGTTTGATTGAGCCTTCCAAATTTGTATCCCTGACCAATTTTGTTTCGACGATCAGTATGCCTCCTCTTGGCTTGGCCTATATTGCCGCGTCCCTTAAGGAAGCGGGGCATGAAGTCAGTGTGGTGGATGGGCCGGGTTCCGCGCCGAGAAATTTTTTCCAATTCAACGATGTGCGCATCCGGGGATTGACGAATGAACAGATTGTGGAAAGAATTCCCCGCGACGTTCAAGTCATTGGTTTGGGGTGCATGTTCACATCCCACTGGGTGCTTGTCCGCGAATTGCTGAAGGACATTCGCCGCGTGTTTCCCGATGTCTTTCTGATTATGGGAGGGGAGCACGTGACCGGCTTTCCGGAGTTTTCCCTGGAAGGCGCTCCTCTCGATGCTGTGGTTATGGGAGAGGGCGAGGAAATCATCGTCGAATTGCTGGAACATGTGGAAAACGGCAAACCCCTGGACACAGTTGCTGGCGTGGCTTATCGCGCCGCAGATGATACGATTCGCGTGAATGAACGGCGACAAAGAATCCGCGATATCGACGCCATTCCCCGTCCGGCCTGGGAGTTGTTTGATATCCAGAAATATAACGAGGTCAATCAGCCGCACGGAGCGTCCCAGGGGAAATTCATGCCCATGCTGGCGACACGCGGATGCCCGTTCTCCTGCACCTTCTGCACCAGCCCTAAAATGTGGACCACGGAATGGACCCCCAGAAACTATAAGCTGGTGGTCGATGAAATGCAGGATTATTACAATCAATATGGCGTCACTGACTTTCAGTTCGAGGATCTGACCGCTATCGTCAAAAAGCAATGGATCAGCGATTTTTGCGATGAGATCATTGCCCGGAAAATGAACATCACCTTTCAACTGCCGTCGGGCACGCGAAGCGAAGGCATTGACTATGAAATCGCCTGTAAACTGAAAGCCGCAGGGTGTCATGAGTTTGCCTTTGCGCCGGAATCGGGAGACCCCAGGATTCTTCAGGCGATCAAGAAAAAGGTGCATCTGCCGACCATGTTCCAATCGGCTAAATCCGCCCTGCGCGCCGGAATCAATGTGGGCTGTTTTTTTATCATCGGCTTTCCGGAGGACGACTACAAAAGCGTATTGAGAACTTACGCCGCCATCGTCAAATGCGGGATGATCGGTTTGACCAACGTCAACCTGAACGCTTATTCTCCCCAGCCGAATACAGAGTCCTTCAATCAACTGCGGGAAGATGGCGTGATCACCGAGCTTTCCGATGACTACCTGATGAGTTTGTTCACGTTTCAGGATTTTGGCGCAAAAAAGACATCCTATAACAAACACTTCAGTGACTGGGAATTGTCTCTCATGGTGCTGTTTGGGGTGGGCTTGTTTTACTTCGTTTATTTTTTGCGCAAACCCACCCGCATCCTGCAATTGTTCACCGATCTCTTTTCCCAATCCTCCAGCAACAAAAGCACCAAGATGGCGAAATCCTTCCTCAAAGACGCCTTTACCCTGGTAAAAAATAAATTAATCCGGGTGTGA
- a CDS encoding VOC family protein, translated as MIKKYLHTRLRVSDMDQSIRFYSKILGLKLIERKTSPRGSELAFLQAPGTDSEIELCVFPASGKIDVPEDLMHLAFQVDDMESCINRLKKAGVPITEGPVKTSNGTCFIFTEDPDKYEIELLEYPQEKK; from the coding sequence GTGATCAAAAAATATTTACACACTCGCCTCAGGGTATCGGACATGGATCAATCCATTCGATTTTACTCCAAAATCCTGGGGCTGAAACTCATCGAACGGAAAACATCCCCCAGAGGTTCCGAACTGGCCTTTTTGCAGGCGCCCGGGACCGACAGTGAAATCGAGCTTTGCGTTTTCCCGGCAAGCGGCAAGATCGACGTTCCAGAAGACCTGATGCACCTGGCCTTTCAGGTGGATGATATGGAGAGTTGCATCAACCGTTTGAAAAAAGCCGGTGTTCCCATCACCGAAGGCCCGGTGAAAACTTCCAATGGCACCTGTTTTATTTTTACCGAAGACCCCGATAAATACGAAATTGAATTGCTGGAATATCCGCAAGAAAAGAAGTGA
- a CDS encoding phosphomannomutase/phosphoglucomutase: MPNTINPNIFREYDIRGVVGDDLTPDSVELIGKAIGSYIKRNGGKTLTVGRDMRQSSVDFRDALTRGLLSTGCDVIDIGMVPTPVSYFSLHHLKPDGGVMITGSHNPSNFNGFKISLGLHSLYGEKIQHLRDLIERSDFETGQGKQQHEEVLETYMEKVSEIIKISRPVKVVVDGGNGCFGITGPELLKRLGMDIVELYCEPDGNFPNHHPDPTVAENLVDLIAKVKSEKAELGIGFDGDADRIGLVDEKGNIIWGDQILILLARDLLQKHPGATIVGEVKCSQNLFQDIQKHGGTAVMAPAGHSLIKKKMRETGALLAGEMSGHICFSDNYYGYDDAIFAACRLLEIIASSDKKLSEMLADVPVTAYTPEIRIDCPDDQKFKIVAELTEYFRGKYDVVDIDGVRINLDDGWGLIRASNTQPVLVLRFEAETKDRLNEIIAMVQEQLKKYEPVVQFRPEL; encoded by the coding sequence ATGCCAAATACCATTAATCCAAATATTTTTCGAGAGTATGACATTCGCGGTGTGGTCGGAGATGACTTGACTCCGGATAGCGTAGAACTGATCGGTAAAGCGATCGGATCTTATATTAAACGCAACGGCGGCAAAACCCTCACCGTTGGCCGCGATATGCGCCAAAGCTCGGTCGATTTCAGAGACGCCCTGACAAGGGGACTGCTTTCCACCGGTTGCGATGTCATCGACATCGGCATGGTACCGACTCCGGTTTCCTATTTTTCACTCCACCACCTGAAACCGGATGGCGGGGTCATGATCACCGGCAGTCACAACCCTTCCAATTTTAACGGCTTTAAAATCAGCCTGGGATTACACAGTCTTTACGGAGAAAAAATTCAGCATCTACGGGATCTCATCGAACGTTCGGATTTTGAAACCGGGCAAGGGAAACAACAACACGAGGAAGTCCTGGAAACGTATATGGAAAAAGTTTCCGAGATCATTAAAATTTCCCGTCCGGTCAAAGTGGTGGTGGACGGCGGCAACGGCTGTTTCGGCATCACCGGACCGGAACTCCTGAAGCGGCTGGGAATGGACATCGTCGAACTGTACTGCGAACCGGACGGGAACTTTCCCAATCACCATCCCGACCCGACCGTGGCCGAGAACCTGGTCGATTTGATCGCTAAAGTGAAATCGGAAAAAGCTGAACTGGGCATCGGGTTCGATGGAGACGCCGACCGTATCGGCCTGGTCGATGAGAAAGGCAATATCATCTGGGGAGACCAGATATTGATTCTTCTGGCGCGCGATCTTTTGCAAAAACATCCCGGCGCCACCATCGTCGGTGAAGTGAAATGCTCGCAAAACCTGTTCCAGGACATTCAGAAGCACGGCGGCACGGCAGTGATGGCCCCTGCCGGACATTCCCTGATCAAAAAGAAAATGCGCGAAACAGGCGCCCTGCTCGCCGGTGAGATGAGCGGTCACATCTGCTTTTCAGATAATTACTACGGCTATGACGACGCTATTTTCGCCGCCTGCCGTCTGCTCGAAATCATCGCGTCCTCAGACAAAAAATTGTCCGAAATGCTCGCCGACGTTCCGGTCACTGCGTACACACCGGAAATCCGCATCGATTGTCCCGATGATCAAAAATTTAAAATCGTGGCGGAACTCACCGAGTATTTTCGAGGAAAGTACGATGTGGTGGACATCGACGGGGTCCGCATCAACCTCGATGACGGATGGGGCTTGATACGCGCCTCCAATACCCAGCCGGTTCTGGTCCTGAGATTTGAGGCTGAAACAAAAGACCGGCTCAATGAAATCATTGCGATGGTTCAGGAACAATTGAAAAAATACGAGCCTGTGGTTCAATTCAGACCGGAACTGTGA